A window from Haloplanus rubicundus encodes these proteins:
- the ppk2 gene encoding polyphosphate kinase 2 produces MTEHPVLPAEESVLTTVDEEDLYKDSGKIKKKHYKRELERLQEELVRLQMWVKEQGLRVVVLFDGRDAAGKGGTIHRITRRTSSRVVKVVALGKPTEREQSQWYFQRYVERLPAAGEMVLFDRSWYNRATVERVMDFCTDEEYQEFLRSAPEFERMLMRSGIILIKYWFSISDEEQERRFQKRSNDPKRRWKLSPIDLEARERWVEYSRAKDAMFTYTDTSNSPWHVINADIKKHARLNCISHLLSQIEYEDTMPGPTELPDRQQDPNYERPAIDGQNWVPALYGSNPSAADVERS; encoded by the coding sequence ATGACCGAGCACCCGGTGTTACCGGCCGAGGAGTCCGTGCTGACCACCGTCGACGAGGAGGACCTGTACAAGGACAGCGGCAAAATAAAGAAGAAACACTACAAGCGGGAACTCGAGCGGCTCCAAGAAGAGCTCGTCAGACTCCAGATGTGGGTCAAAGAGCAGGGGCTCCGGGTCGTCGTGCTCTTCGACGGTCGAGACGCGGCCGGCAAAGGCGGAACGATCCACCGAATCACTCGCCGGACGAGTTCCCGGGTGGTGAAAGTCGTCGCGCTCGGCAAGCCCACCGAACGCGAGCAGAGTCAGTGGTACTTCCAGCGGTACGTCGAACGCCTCCCGGCGGCCGGTGAGATGGTGCTGTTCGACCGGAGCTGGTACAACCGTGCGACCGTCGAGCGCGTGATGGACTTCTGTACCGACGAGGAGTACCAGGAGTTCCTCCGGTCGGCCCCCGAGTTCGAGCGGATGCTCATGCGCTCGGGGATCATTCTCATCAAGTACTGGTTCTCGATCAGCGACGAGGAACAGGAACGACGCTTCCAGAAGCGCAGCAACGACCCGAAACGGCGCTGGAAGCTCAGCCCGATCGATCTTGAAGCCCGAGAGCGGTGGGTCGAGTACTCGCGGGCGAAAGACGCGATGTTCACCTACACGGATACGAGTAACTCGCCGTGGCACGTGATCAACGCCGATATCAAGAAACATGCCCGGCTCAACTGTATCAGTCACCTCCTCTCACAGATCGAGTACGAGGACACCATGCCTGGGCCGACCGAGTTGCCGGACCGTCAGCAGGATCCCAACTACGAACGCCCGGCGATCGACGGCCAGAACTGGGTGCCTGCACTGTATGGGTCAAATCCATCGGCAGCCGACGTCGAACGGTCCTGA
- a CDS encoding twin-arginine translocation signal domain-containing protein, which produces MNSNNTSADAQHSNSTLGRRSFLQETGALAGAGAITAFAGCSSSSASGGTNDGGESSSPTPDSDEPVFPLTASVSDPYHFYRIINEYEDDTEYHGPVWLVDLTFDLAVDIGDWKSSDEYAVPTMYPIRVSKNGGNPEYGRIFHINKDEGWYRVENKWFVDRSHFVVDETETEYLVLGYGEDDEPDADTDYSVYLEDRTNQDFYELVSFTYDGDPAERNLLDEEFRD; this is translated from the coding sequence ATGAACTCCAACAATACCTCTGCGGACGCACAGCACTCGAACAGTACTCTCGGTCGCCGGTCATTCCTCCAGGAGACCGGTGCGCTCGCCGGCGCTGGAGCAATCACCGCGTTCGCCGGCTGCTCCAGCTCCAGCGCTAGTGGCGGGACGAATGATGGTGGGGAGAGTTCGAGCCCGACGCCTGACTCGGATGAGCCTGTCTTCCCGCTCACCGCCTCGGTTTCCGACCCGTACCATTTCTACCGTATCATTAACGAATACGAGGATGACACCGAATATCACGGCCCTGTCTGGCTTGTCGACCTTACCTTCGATCTGGCCGTCGATATCGGTGACTGGAAGAGTTCCGACGAGTACGCCGTTCCGACGATGTATCCCATCAGAGTCTCGAAAAACGGTGGAAACCCAGAGTACGGCCGCATCTTCCATATCAATAAGGACGAGGGCTGGTACAGAGTCGAGAATAAGTGGTTTGTCGATCGGTCTCACTTCGTCGTCGACGAGACGGAGACCGAGTATCTCGTCCTCGGCTACGGCGAAGATGACGAACCCGACGCGGACACGGACTACAGCGTGTATCTTGAGGATCGGACGAATCAAGACTTCTACGAACTCGTCTCGTTCACGTACGACGGCGATCCCGCCGAGCGCAACCTCCTCGATGAGGAATTCCGAGACTAA
- a CDS encoding orc1/cdc6 family replication initiation protein encodes MTDNNTTQTTVDEILSVDDQSDEYKSKIFEKPWLLEIDNVPDANRIVGRDDKIKSLAKNLRKMRTDDVPDNIVMWGETGTGKTLVARHVCERLEATTEGTDGSIVTAYVNPDPISTYTSTFRKIAEQVNAKANDPVDVPSLGLSAEHYRDKKLWPIVEREFPGGLVVIIDEIDKHGEINEILYTLSRAKSKDDVNFPVVTIGISNDIEFKGDIDSRAQSTLQPKHWTFTPYEEDQLVSILDNRRDAFYQKVLEDDVISKVAELAADEHGDARRAVRLLRNAGEVADEEGGEIVTADHVSEADELVEVELFMEMVKGTPLSGKLLLFALTRLDRNNPEKEWFRTSEIHQVYETVAKDVRVEPKGYNRALELLNKHVTTGVLESKKKEGGDDGKFRSYSLQGEVESTRRGLINSTPELQELMG; translated from the coding sequence ATGACGGATAACAATACAACCCAGACAACTGTTGACGAGATTTTGAGTGTCGACGATCAGAGCGACGAATATAAATCAAAAATCTTTGAGAAACCGTGGCTGCTCGAAATAGATAATGTCCCAGATGCGAATCGGATCGTCGGACGTGATGATAAAATAAAATCCTTGGCGAAGAATCTCCGTAAGATGAGGACGGACGATGTTCCGGACAACATCGTGATGTGGGGGGAGACAGGGACCGGGAAGACACTGGTCGCTAGGCACGTCTGTGAGCGCCTCGAGGCAACGACAGAAGGGACTGATGGGTCTATTGTTACGGCGTATGTTAATCCAGATCCAATATCGACATACACCTCTACTTTTCGTAAGATAGCAGAACAAGTGAATGCCAAAGCCAACGATCCAGTCGACGTCCCATCTCTGGGTCTATCAGCGGAACATTATCGTGACAAGAAACTATGGCCTATTGTTGAAAGAGAGTTTCCGGGTGGGCTTGTTGTTATAATCGACGAGATCGATAAACACGGCGAAATCAACGAGATTCTCTACACACTGTCGAGGGCCAAATCGAAAGATGATGTTAACTTCCCTGTGGTGACGATCGGCATTTCAAACGATATTGAATTCAAAGGGGATATTGATTCAAGGGCTCAATCAACGCTTCAGCCCAAGCACTGGACATTCACACCCTACGAGGAGGATCAGCTTGTCTCTATTCTGGATAATCGCCGTGACGCATTTTACCAAAAAGTACTGGAAGATGATGTGATCTCGAAAGTGGCCGAGCTCGCGGCCGATGAACACGGTGACGCCCGCCGTGCAGTTCGGTTGTTACGAAACGCTGGTGAGGTTGCCGACGAAGAGGGTGGCGAGATCGTCACGGCGGACCACGTCTCTGAAGCTGACGAGCTCGTTGAAGTAGAACTATTCATGGAAATGGTCAAGGGAACACCATTATCAGGGAAGCTACTCCTGTTTGCACTTACTCGACTTGATCGGAACAACCCGGAGAAAGAATGGTTTCGAACTTCAGAAATACATCAAGTGTACGAAACAGTCGCGAAAGATGTCCGTGTTGAGCCGAAAGGATACAATCGTGCTCTCGAGCTGTTAAATAAACACGTGACAACGGGTGTTCTCGAGTCGAAGAAGAAAGAGGGCGGAGATGACGGGAAGTTCAGATCATACTCGTTACAGGGTGAAGTAGAAAGCACCCGGAGAGGGCTGATTAATTCGACACCAGAACTCCAAGAGCTGATGGGGTGA
- a CDS encoding DUF555 domain-containing protein yields MTSWRSDDETGDDEQWYEVQLSVPWVVPGVKSVQDAINIAVAQVGERTKSTEARSSEILVQDVGCPSCGYEMEAALCTTDFALVVLTVIVEMLAESHEESERVAKRELGVRMKDIPLTVLETRPVDEADEKPEMNFADLGRDVQSRSETKQTQG; encoded by the coding sequence ATGACGAGTTGGCGCAGCGACGACGAGACAGGTGACGATGAGCAGTGGTACGAAGTTCAGTTGTCGGTCCCGTGGGTCGTCCCCGGCGTGAAGAGCGTTCAGGATGCAATCAATATTGCAGTTGCACAAGTCGGTGAGCGGACGAAGTCAACAGAAGCACGGTCGTCGGAGATCCTTGTTCAAGATGTTGGCTGTCCCTCCTGTGGGTATGAAATGGAGGCGGCGCTCTGTACGACGGATTTTGCGCTGGTCGTACTGACTGTTATCGTCGAGATGTTGGCAGAGTCTCACGAGGAGAGCGAGCGTGTCGCGAAGCGCGAGTTGGGCGTCCGCATGAAGGACATCCCGCTCACGGTGTTGGAGACGCGACCGGTTGACGAAGCGGATGAAAAGCCAGAAATGAACTTCGCGGATCTTGGTCGCGACGTCCAATCCAGAAGCGAAACAAAGCAAACGCAAGGATAA
- a CDS encoding CHAD domain-containing protein, which translates to MEYTLQPDEHVSDGIKRIVDGKIERGIDHIDEGDDVHETVHEVRKRCKEIRAAVRLVRPVLPTYKRENVHYRDAARRISDIRDAHAAIETFDDHLRPAVEARGALDDSTLADIRATLVDRRETMTAEQDLERRLAQVRADLVEGRDRVPNLPIATEGYDAVAGGLRKSYKRARNRMGEAYEEPEFERFHEWRKRIKYHRYHTRLLRRVWVGPMKRRRAELKQLSDIIGYENDLAEFEMVMHDEELFAPATREILNEILTAKRSEFHRQGRPLGERLFAEAPDRLIDRLGAYWTATHEYDPAP; encoded by the coding sequence ATGGAATACACCCTCCAACCCGACGAACACGTCTCGGACGGAATCAAGCGAATCGTCGACGGCAAGATCGAACGAGGGATCGACCACATCGACGAGGGCGACGACGTACACGAGACGGTCCACGAGGTTCGCAAGCGGTGTAAAGAGATCCGAGCGGCCGTTCGACTCGTTCGGCCGGTCTTGCCCACGTACAAACGCGAGAACGTCCACTACCGGGATGCGGCCCGGCGAATCTCTGATATTCGCGACGCTCACGCGGCTATCGAGACGTTCGACGACCACCTCCGGCCTGCGGTCGAGGCGCGCGGCGCCTTGGACGACTCGACGCTCGCCGATATTCGGGCGACACTGGTCGATCGACGCGAGACGATGACTGCTGAACAGGATCTTGAGCGACGACTGGCGCAGGTCCGGGCGGATCTGGTCGAGGGACGAGACCGCGTCCCGAATCTGCCGATCGCGACGGAGGGGTACGACGCGGTGGCTGGCGGCTTGCGCAAGTCCTACAAGCGGGCCCGGAATCGCATGGGTGAGGCGTACGAGGAGCCGGAGTTCGAGCGCTTTCACGAGTGGCGAAAGCGGATCAAGTACCACCGCTACCACACCCGGCTCCTCCGGCGTGTGTGGGTCGGCCCGATGAAGCGCCGGCGCGCAGAACTCAAACAGCTGTCCGATATCATCGGCTACGAGAACGACCTCGCGGAGTTCGAAATGGTGATGCACGACGAGGAACTGTTCGCCCCAGCAACCAGAGAGATACTGAACGAGATACTCACTGCGAAGCGGTCCGAATTCCACCGTCAAGGCCGGCCCCTTGGCGAGCGGCTCTTTGCGGAAGCCCCTGACCGGCTGATCGACCGTCTCGGTGCCTACTGGACGGCGACACACGAATACGACCCTGCTCCGTGA
- the ppk1 gene encoding polyphosphate kinase 1 — MTEPDLTDPQYYLNRELSELAYQERVLSEGTNERNPPLERLRFLAFFTKNTDEFFMKRVGGLTQQVTAGVTVTTPDGRTPSEQLDEVIETARPLFRRQDTYWQTELKSELADVGIAIREYDDLNGEQRDQLQTYFEGSVLPTLTPLAFDPAHPFPFISNLSLSLAVLSTETGEDTTFTRIKIPANQPRLVDVPDTSEQYVLIEDLIEANLDMLLPGLDILDVSKFRVTRNAEVRRNEEVAEDLVDIIEDVLEQRRFATIVRLEVDADMADESVSILTEHLDVDDREVFHREGPIDYEDFFTLLELERPNLKLPSWTPQPHPRLLPKAGDSRNETTAIFDEIREDDILVHHPYHAFEGTVQRFLDAAANDPNVLAVKAAIYRTASDSKVIQSLIDAADNGKQVAVMVELKARFDEKNNLEWVRRLEEEGIHVAYGTVGLKTHTKTALVVRREEDGVQLYSHVGTGNYHSETAKGYCDLGLLTTDRDVGQDLTKVFNFFTGPTLDERFRKLLIAPVTMRERFTEMVRREADHARADRRARIVVKVNGLEDPKMVEELYRASMAGVDIDLIVRDICRLRPGLEDVSENITVHSIVGRLLEHARIFYFENAGDPDWFIGSADWMTRNLDHRVEAVTPVEATRLRNQLRLVLEVSLTDNRRRWVMQSDGSYEQVTPDDEPVRDTQEILMAATDAALERGYGPGMDVDMDLIEEGLLIEPTPDGGVESDRDLSATTVDSDGDEEGHSDSETPSVFDRYAEQWYHPDSETYEWAVRTQDGDRRYFKTRDGARTRLRSEYETPS; from the coding sequence ATGACTGAACCGGATTTGACGGATCCACAGTATTATCTCAATCGAGAACTCTCTGAGCTTGCCTATCAGGAGCGTGTTCTGAGTGAGGGCACGAACGAACGCAACCCACCACTCGAACGCCTCCGGTTTCTTGCGTTCTTCACTAAGAACACCGACGAGTTCTTCATGAAACGCGTCGGCGGACTCACACAGCAGGTCACAGCCGGCGTTACTGTGACGACACCTGACGGCCGCACACCCAGCGAGCAGTTGGATGAGGTCATTGAGACCGCACGACCACTGTTCCGCCGCCAAGACACCTACTGGCAGACCGAACTCAAATCCGAACTCGCGGACGTAGGTATCGCGATCCGTGAGTACGACGACCTGAACGGAGAGCAGCGCGACCAACTCCAGACGTACTTCGAAGGGTCCGTTCTCCCCACCCTCACGCCGCTCGCCTTCGATCCCGCCCACCCGTTCCCGTTCATCTCGAACCTCTCCCTCTCGCTCGCCGTCCTCTCGACGGAGACGGGTGAGGACACGACGTTTACGCGAATCAAGATCCCGGCAAATCAGCCCCGTCTCGTCGACGTTCCGGACACCTCCGAACAGTACGTCCTGATCGAGGATCTCATCGAGGCCAACCTCGATATGCTCCTCCCCGGTCTCGACATCCTCGACGTCTCGAAGTTCAGGGTGACGCGGAACGCCGAGGTGCGACGCAACGAAGAGGTCGCCGAGGACCTCGTCGATATCATCGAGGACGTCCTCGAGCAACGGCGGTTCGCGACCATCGTCCGCCTAGAAGTCGATGCAGATATGGCCGATGAGTCAGTCTCGATTCTGACGGAGCATCTCGATGTCGACGACCGCGAGGTCTTCCACCGAGAGGGCCCAATCGACTACGAGGATTTCTTTACGCTTCTCGAGTTGGAGCGGCCGAACCTCAAACTCCCATCGTGGACACCACAGCCACATCCGCGACTACTGCCGAAAGCGGGCGACAGTCGAAACGAGACGACGGCGATATTCGACGAAATCCGCGAGGACGACATCCTGGTCCATCACCCCTATCACGCTTTCGAGGGCACGGTGCAGCGGTTCCTCGACGCAGCCGCGAATGACCCGAACGTCCTCGCAGTGAAGGCCGCGATCTATCGAACGGCGAGCGACTCGAAGGTGATTCAGAGCCTCATCGACGCTGCGGACAACGGGAAACAAGTGGCGGTGATGGTCGAACTCAAGGCGCGCTTCGACGAGAAGAACAACCTCGAATGGGTGCGCCGCCTCGAGGAGGAGGGCATTCACGTCGCCTACGGGACCGTCGGTCTGAAGACACATACGAAGACGGCGCTTGTCGTCCGTCGAGAGGAGGATGGCGTCCAACTCTACTCACACGTCGGCACGGGCAACTATCACTCCGAGACCGCCAAGGGGTATTGCGATCTCGGACTGCTGACCACTGATCGCGACGTCGGGCAAGACCTCACGAAGGTCTTCAACTTCTTCACCGGGCCGACGCTCGACGAGCGCTTCCGGAAGCTCCTCATCGCACCGGTGACGATGCGTGAGCGCTTCACAGAGATGGTCCGTCGCGAAGCCGATCACGCCCGTGCTGACCGGCGTGCGCGAATCGTCGTGAAGGTGAACGGCCTCGAGGACCCGAAGATGGTCGAAGAACTGTATCGCGCCTCGATGGCCGGCGTCGACATAGACCTCATCGTCCGCGACATCTGCCGACTCCGGCCCGGCCTCGAGGACGTCAGCGAGAACATCACCGTGCACTCGATCGTCGGGCGCCTCCTCGAGCACGCTCGGATCTTCTACTTCGAGAACGCCGGCGACCCCGACTGGTTCATCGGCTCTGCGGACTGGATGACCCGCAACCTCGACCACCGTGTCGAGGCCGTCACGCCCGTCGAAGCAACGAGACTGCGCAACCAACTCCGATTGGTTTTGGAGGTCTCACTCACTGACAACCGCCGCCGGTGGGTGATGCAAAGCGACGGGAGCTACGAGCAGGTCACACCGGACGACGAGCCAGTACGGGACACCCAGGAAATCCTGATGGCGGCCACGGACGCCGCCCTCGAGCGTGGGTACGGACCTGGTATGGACGTTGACATGGACCTGATCGAAGAGGGGCTACTCATCGAGCCAACCCCCGACGGGGGTGTCGAAAGCGACCGTGACTTGTCAGCCACCACCGTCGACTCCGATGGGGATGAAGAAGGGCACTCGGACAGCGAGACTCCATCGGTTTTCGACAGATACGCTGAGCAGTGGTATCATCCCGACAGCGAGACGTACGAATGGGCGGTCCGTACACAAGACGGTGACCGTCGGTATTTCAAGACGCGTGACGGTGCCCGGACCCGGCTTCGTTCGGAGTACGAGACACCCTCTTAG
- a CDS encoding RNA-guided endonuclease InsQ/TnpB family protein, whose translation MADDYVRRTAITRLEVTDVQRDLLEDTITEWKRGCQIATDLAWSKCNIKSDVQPLAYDDVREHTDLGSQHAILATHQAAQAITGCIERRSKGKKTSKPTFIAPTVKYDTRSMTMFEDGTVSLSTTESRVRCDLALPDAEDGYQRQYLDSDEWSVTESTLTARDGNYFLHIGFRRHKNDIERNTAGDGTVLGVDLGIENLAVTSTATFVSGRELTHDLREFEKVRAGLQQTGTRSAHRTLEQSSGRELRYVRDVLHRASNAIVNEAFRYECDVIAFEDLTHIRERTGASWGHKWAFRTLYEQVEYKAEAEGISVRQVGSAYTSQRCAECGFTADENRTSRNDFRCVKCGAEANADYNAAKNIGMRYVRRGQQSSRRTGDSQLALKSGTVTPSGGFTAYPDGFEAEFMDKPHPPRANPSG comes from the coding sequence GTGGCAGACGACTACGTGCGTCGGACGGCAATCACTCGTCTCGAAGTTACGGACGTGCAACGCGACCTCCTCGAAGATACTATCACCGAGTGGAAGCGTGGTTGCCAAATCGCCACGGATCTGGCCTGGAGCAAGTGCAACATCAAGAGCGACGTACAGCCCCTCGCCTACGACGACGTGCGCGAACACACCGACCTCGGTAGTCAGCACGCGATTCTCGCCACCCACCAAGCCGCCCAAGCCATAACGGGCTGCATCGAACGCCGATCCAAAGGCAAGAAGACCAGTAAGCCCACGTTCATCGCACCCACGGTGAAGTACGACACCCGGTCAATGACGATGTTCGAGGACGGTACAGTGTCGCTCTCTACAACAGAGAGTCGCGTCCGGTGTGACCTTGCTCTACCCGACGCTGAGGATGGCTACCAACGGCAGTACCTGGACTCCGACGAATGGAGCGTCACGGAAAGTACGCTCACTGCCCGCGACGGCAACTACTTCTTGCATATCGGCTTCCGCCGACATAAGAACGATATCGAACGAAACACCGCCGGGGACGGAACGGTTCTCGGGGTTGACCTCGGTATTGAAAATCTCGCCGTCACAAGTACCGCCACCTTCGTCAGTGGGCGGGAGTTAACGCACGACCTCCGCGAATTCGAGAAAGTACGTGCCGGGCTCCAACAGACAGGTACTCGAAGCGCTCACCGAACGCTCGAACAGTCGAGTGGTCGGGAACTTCGCTACGTCCGTGACGTACTCCATCGAGCGTCGAACGCGATAGTGAACGAAGCATTTCGGTACGAGTGTGACGTGATTGCGTTCGAGGACTTAACCCATATCCGCGAGCGGACGGGTGCGTCGTGGGGTCACAAATGGGCGTTTCGAACGCTGTACGAGCAAGTGGAGTACAAGGCCGAAGCGGAAGGTATCTCGGTGAGGCAGGTGGGGTCGGCTTACACGTCCCAACGGTGCGCTGAGTGTGGGTTCACGGCGGACGAGAATCGCACGTCTCGCAACGACTTCCGGTGTGTGAAGTGCGGGGCGGAGGCGAACGCGGACTACAACGCTGCGAAGAATATCGGTATGCGGTACGTCCGTCGAGGCCAACAGTCGTCTCGGCGGACGGGCGACAGTCAACTCGCCCTGAAGTCCGGAACAGTGACGCCGAGTGGCGGATTCACCGCCTACCCGGATGGGTTTGAGGCCGAATTCATGGACAAGCCCCACCCTCCACGAGCGAACCCCTCAGGGTGA
- a CDS encoding sensor histidine kinase: MRLFDLFLFGFPAILSASVALFAWQYRSNPGGTPLVIHALGSAVWILSYGAGTRLNSQLLAPGMLGVSWLAAVAVAFSGMYVAVEYTERTWLKQPVVLGSIGGYLCLEALLIWLNPRGLFYTRVPTIVQTGTPVYELGVWWTVHLVVVFAAATAMLGMFFQVYLSESGAYRQQARTVLVGIAVIYITAIVEVTGLEPYPDLLYNATMAGSTVLSVTFLWALFHADFLELTPIARKTLLEDIEDATIVLDHQDRLVYANRTAQDVFDTGPEYTGMSADDLFDSIIGGHPDRIINMNDSETEIAIAPDDERQYFTMSASTVGDDERGRAFVFHEITAQKQYELQIEQQRDDLETLNQVLRHDIRNDLQLITAYGDILDDECETENKQQYINMINKSANHAVELTQTARELSEVMLSDSVEEQRVTLQTILTDEVTEVQASYPSATLVFGTEIPSVTLAANDMISSVFRNLLKNAVQHNDKEVAEVIVSATDHEDTVTVTIADNGPGVPDGQKETVFGKGERGLDSSGTGIGLHLVNTLVSIHNGDVWIEDNEPEGAIFSVELPTV, from the coding sequence ATGAGGTTATTCGATCTATTCCTATTTGGGTTCCCGGCCATCTTATCAGCAAGCGTCGCACTGTTTGCGTGGCAATATCGGTCAAATCCTGGGGGCACGCCGCTTGTTATCCACGCGCTTGGGTCAGCAGTGTGGATACTCAGCTACGGAGCGGGCACTCGACTCAACAGCCAACTGCTTGCTCCGGGTATGCTGGGCGTTTCGTGGCTTGCCGCGGTTGCAGTGGCTTTCTCTGGGATGTACGTCGCCGTAGAGTACACGGAACGAACGTGGCTCAAACAGCCAGTGGTACTGGGTAGCATTGGGGGCTACCTCTGCTTGGAGGCACTACTGATCTGGCTCAACCCCAGAGGTCTGTTCTACACTCGTGTGCCGACAATCGTTCAAACTGGGACGCCAGTGTATGAGCTCGGCGTCTGGTGGACGGTTCATCTCGTCGTGGTGTTTGCCGCAGCTACTGCTATGCTGGGCATGTTTTTCCAAGTATATCTGAGCGAGAGTGGCGCGTATCGCCAACAGGCCCGCACAGTACTCGTCGGTATTGCAGTCATCTATATCACAGCGATCGTCGAGGTTACTGGACTTGAGCCGTATCCCGACCTGTTGTACAATGCAACGATGGCAGGGAGTACAGTCCTGTCCGTGACGTTCCTCTGGGCCCTATTCCACGCTGACTTTCTGGAGTTGACTCCTATTGCACGTAAGACGTTATTAGAGGATATCGAGGATGCGACGATTGTTCTCGATCATCAGGACCGTCTCGTCTATGCTAATCGGACTGCTCAAGACGTGTTCGATACTGGTCCGGAGTATACAGGTATGTCGGCAGACGACCTTTTCGATTCGATCATCGGTGGACACCCCGATCGGATCATCAATATGAACGACAGCGAGACAGAGATCGCGATCGCGCCTGACGATGAGAGACAGTACTTTACGATGTCAGCGTCGACAGTCGGCGACGACGAGAGAGGCCGTGCGTTCGTGTTCCACGAAATCACGGCACAAAAGCAGTATGAACTACAGATTGAACAGCAACGAGATGATCTTGAGACTCTCAATCAGGTTCTGAGACACGACATACGCAACGACCTCCAACTGATCACAGCGTACGGTGACATACTTGATGATGAGTGTGAAACAGAAAATAAACAACAGTACATAAATATGATAAATAAAAGCGCCAACCACGCTGTTGAACTCACGCAGACGGCGCGGGAGTTATCTGAGGTCATGCTTTCGGACAGCGTCGAAGAACAGCGAGTTACTCTCCAAACGATTCTGACAGACGAAGTTACCGAAGTACAAGCTTCATACCCCAGCGCTACTCTTGTGTTCGGAACAGAGATACCGTCAGTCACCCTTGCAGCAAACGATATGATCTCCTCTGTGTTTCGGAACCTGTTGAAGAACGCTGTTCAGCACAATGACAAGGAGGTGGCCGAGGTGATTGTATCGGCCACCGATCATGAGGATACAGTAACAGTCACAATTGCTGATAATGGTCCTGGCGTCCCTGATGGTCAAAAAGAAACGGTCTTCGGGAAAGGAGAGCGGGGACTGGACAGTTCTGGCACCGGAATAGGACTACACCTCGTTAACACCCTTGTTAGCATACATAATGGTGACGTGTGGATTGAAGATAATGAACCTGAAGGAGCCATATTCAGCGTTGAGCTACCCACAGTTTAA
- a CDS encoding arsenate-mycothiol transferase ArsC yields the protein MIDDEVIVAFVCVQNAGRSQMATAFAKREMENRNLGNRVEILTGGTNPTDSVHQSTVEVMREDGIDLSDRTPREITFEELQDADIVITMGCSADDLCPATWSGDNRDWDLDDPHGRSLDIVRGIRDEIRDRVADLLAELEAGRSAETS from the coding sequence ATGATCGACGACGAAGTGATCGTCGCGTTCGTGTGCGTCCAGAACGCGGGGCGGAGCCAGATGGCAACCGCGTTCGCGAAACGAGAGATGGAGAACCGCAACCTTGGAAACCGGGTTGAGATACTCACCGGCGGGACGAACCCAACTGACAGCGTTCATCAAAGCACTGTCGAAGTCATGCGGGAGGATGGCATCGATCTTTCGGATCGTACACCTCGTGAAATCACGTTCGAGGAACTACAGGATGCCGATATCGTAATCACCATGGGCTGCTCCGCAGACGACTTATGCCCAGCTACGTGGAGCGGCGATAATCGCGACTGGGATCTAGACGACCCACACGGACGGTCCCTCGACATCGTTCGCGGGATCCGAGATGAGATTCGCGACCGCGTCGCCGACCTCTTGGCAGAACTCGAAGCCGGTCGGTCCGCCGAAACATCGTGA
- a CDS encoding amphi-Trp domain-containing protein: MPEQTLFEFERNMDTGEVAQYLRTVADHLESGDEFTLESGTESVTLTPPRRVEFEVEVEREASKSGGSAEIELEFELEWDEEGTGTGDLNIG, encoded by the coding sequence ATGCCCGAACAAACACTGTTCGAATTCGAACGGAACATGGACACAGGTGAAGTTGCACAGTACCTTCGAACGGTCGCAGACCACTTGGAGTCCGGTGATGAATTCACTCTCGAATCCGGTACCGAGTCGGTGACACTCACTCCCCCGAGACGCGTCGAGTTCGAGGTTGAGGTCGAACGCGAAGCGTCGAAGTCTGGGGGATCAGCGGAGATAGAACTCGAGTTCGAGTTGGAGTGGGACGAAGAGGGAACCGGTACTGGAGATCTCAATATCGGGTGA